In Nostoc sp. UHCC 0926, a single genomic region encodes these proteins:
- the purU gene encoding formyltetrahydrofolate deformylase: protein MTNPTATLLISCPDQRGLVAKIANFIYSNGGNIIHADQHTDFAAGLFLTRIEWQLDGFNLPREFIAPAFNAIAQPLDAKWEIRFSDTIPRIAIWVSRQDHCLFDLIWRQRAKEFIAEIPLIISNHSNLKVVAEQFNIDFQHVSITKDNKLEQEAQQLELLRQYKIDLVVLAKYMQIVSANFINQFPQIINIHHSFLPAFIGANPYHRAFERGVKIIGATAHYATADLDAGPIIEQDVVRVSHRDEIDDLVRKGKDLERVVLARAVRSHLQNRILVYGNRTVVFE, encoded by the coding sequence ATGACAAATCCGACAGCAACATTGCTGATTTCCTGCCCAGATCAACGGGGACTAGTGGCAAAAATTGCCAATTTCATCTATTCTAATGGTGGTAATATTATTCATGCAGATCAGCATACAGACTTTGCTGCTGGGTTATTCCTTACTCGCATTGAATGGCAGTTAGATGGGTTTAATTTACCGCGAGAATTTATTGCACCTGCTTTTAATGCAATCGCACAACCTTTAGACGCTAAATGGGAAATACGTTTTTCTGATACTATACCACGCATTGCTATTTGGGTAAGTCGGCAAGACCATTGTCTATTTGACTTAATTTGGCGACAACGCGCTAAAGAATTTATTGCTGAAATTCCTTTAATTATTAGTAACCATTCTAATTTAAAGGTAGTGGCAGAACAATTTAATATCGACTTTCAGCACGTTTCCATTACTAAAGACAATAAATTAGAACAAGAAGCCCAACAACTAGAATTACTCCGCCAGTACAAAATAGATTTAGTTGTATTGGCAAAATATATGCAGATTGTTAGTGCAAATTTTATTAATCAATTTCCGCAAATTATTAATATTCATCATTCATTTTTACCAGCTTTTATCGGAGCCAATCCCTATCACCGAGCTTTTGAACGTGGGGTAAAAATTATTGGGGCAACGGCGCATTATGCCACTGCTGATTTAGATGCAGGCCCGATTATTGAACAGGATGTGGTGCGAGTTAGTCACCGTGATGAAATTGATGATCTGGTGAGAAAAGGGAAAGATTTGGAGAGAGTTGTATTAGCAAGAGCGGTGCGATCGCACTTGCAAAATCGTATATTAGTATATGGTAATAGAACAGTAGTATTTGAGTAA
- the alaS gene encoding alanine--tRNA ligase codes for MSSNPQYLSGNEIRNIFLDFFAQRKHQILPSASLVPEDPTVLLTIAGMLPFKPIFLGQRTPEFKRATTSQKCIRTNDIENVGRTKRHHTFFEMLGNFSFGDYFKEQAIAWGWEISTQVFGFSPQNLVVSVFEEDDEAFGIWRDQIGVPIARIKRLGEDDNFWVSGPTGPCGPCSEIYYDFHPERGDENIDLEDDSRFIEFYNLVFMQYNRDASGNLTPLQNKNIDTGMGLERMAQILQKVPNNYETDLIFPIIQTAAQIAGIDYHSSDEKTKVSLKVIGDHVRSVVHMIADEIRASNVGRGYVLRRLIRRVVRHGRLIGISDEFTTQVAETAIALSESAYPNVRQREAAIKAELQREESNFLTTLDRGEKLLATIIKTKTVDLPANSSPNVLPSPIDPEAYAQYMEMKNKNKSPGLSGINAEDAYRITGDEAFTLYDTYGFPLELTQEIAEEHGLKVDVKGFSVEMEKQRTRAKEAHETIDLTVQGSLDKLAEHIHATEFIGYDQTATTAKVEVLLVSGVSQEQVEAGTEVQIVLDKTPFYAESGGQIGDRGYISGDGILVRVEDMKKESDFFVHFGRIERGTLRVGDHVTAQIDPACRRRAQANHTATHLLQAALKKIVDDGISQAGSLVSFDRLRFDFNCPRPLTAEEVQQVEEQVNTWIAEAHAAKVEVLPLAEAKARGAVAMFGEKYGEEVRVIDFPSVSMELCGGTHVSNTAEIGVFKIISEAGVASGVRRIEAVSGPAILDYLNLRDKVVKDLSDRFKVKPEELPDRITSLQSELRTSQKELETLKVQLAIAKSDSLLQTAQTVGDYKIIVAQLEDVDPESLKTAAERLLQKIGNGAVVLGSVPEPGKVSIVAAFSQEVNKKGLQAGKFVGAIAKICGGGGGGRPNLAQAGGRDASKLPEALEQAESELKSALS; via the coding sequence ATGTCTTCAAATCCTCAGTACCTAAGCGGTAACGAAATTCGCAACATATTCCTCGACTTCTTTGCCCAACGGAAACACCAAATTCTCCCAAGTGCCTCCCTCGTGCCAGAAGACCCAACCGTGCTGCTGACGATCGCGGGGATGCTACCATTTAAGCCAATATTCTTGGGGCAACGCACACCAGAGTTTAAGCGGGCTACGACTTCGCAAAAGTGTATCCGTACCAACGACATCGAAAACGTCGGACGCACCAAACGGCATCACACGTTTTTTGAGATGCTGGGCAATTTCAGCTTTGGTGATTATTTTAAAGAACAAGCGATCGCTTGGGGTTGGGAAATCTCCACACAAGTCTTTGGTTTTTCCCCCCAAAATCTCGTCGTCAGCGTTTTTGAAGAAGATGATGAAGCTTTTGGTATCTGGCGTGATCAAATCGGTGTGCCGATAGCGAGAATTAAACGCCTGGGCGAAGATGATAACTTTTGGGTATCTGGGCCAACTGGGCCTTGCGGGCCTTGTTCAGAAATATATTACGACTTCCACCCAGAACGCGGTGACGAAAATATAGATTTAGAAGACGATTCCCGGTTCATCGAGTTTTACAACCTCGTCTTCATGCAATATAACCGGGATGCTTCCGGCAATTTAACGCCGCTGCAAAATAAGAACATCGACACCGGCATGGGTTTGGAGAGAATGGCGCAAATCCTCCAAAAAGTGCCCAATAACTACGAAACTGACCTAATTTTCCCAATTATCCAAACAGCCGCGCAAATTGCTGGGATTGACTACCACAGCAGCGACGAAAAAACCAAAGTCTCTCTGAAAGTCATTGGTGATCATGTTCGTTCTGTTGTCCACATGATCGCCGATGAAATTCGTGCTTCCAACGTGGGACGGGGTTATGTGCTGCGGCGATTAATTCGGCGCGTGGTGCGTCATGGGCGATTAATTGGGATTTCTGACGAATTTACTACCCAAGTTGCCGAAACTGCGATCGCTCTTTCTGAATCAGCTTACCCCAATGTGCGCCAACGGGAAGCAGCAATTAAAGCTGAGTTGCAACGGGAAGAATCTAATTTCCTCACCACTCTGGATAGAGGCGAAAAACTGCTAGCTACTATCATTAAAACCAAAACAGTAGATTTGCCAGCAAATTCATCTCCAAATGTTTTGCCATCGCCAATTGATCCTGAAGCTTATGCTCAATACATGGAGATGAAAAATAAAAATAAATCTCCAGGACTATCCGGAATTAATGCTGAAGATGCCTATCGTATCACTGGAGATGAAGCTTTTACCTTGTATGATACCTACGGTTTCCCTCTGGAACTTACCCAAGAAATCGCGGAAGAACATGGACTAAAGGTTGATGTTAAGGGTTTCAGTGTAGAAATGGAAAAGCAGCGAACTCGCGCCAAGGAAGCACACGAAACCATTGATTTAACTGTTCAAGGTTCTCTAGACAAACTTGCAGAACATATCCACGCCACAGAGTTTATCGGTTATGACCAAACAGCAACAACCGCGAAAGTTGAAGTTTTGCTAGTAAGTGGTGTTTCGCAAGAGCAAGTAGAAGCGGGAACAGAGGTGCAAATTGTCCTTGACAAAACGCCATTTTATGCTGAATCCGGGGGACAAATCGGCGATCGCGGTTATATCTCTGGTGATGGTATTCTAGTCCGGGTGGAAGATATGAAGAAAGAATCTGATTTCTTTGTTCACTTCGGACGCATCGAACGCGGTACACTGCGCGTCGGTGATCATGTTACAGCCCAAATTGATCCAGCTTGTCGGCGTCGTGCCCAAGCTAACCATACCGCAACGCACCTGTTGCAAGCGGCGTTGAAGAAAATTGTTGATGATGGCATATCTCAAGCTGGTTCTCTAGTTTCCTTTGACAGGTTGCGCTTTGACTTCAACTGTCCCCGCCCGTTAACAGCAGAGGAAGTGCAACAAGTTGAGGAACAGGTGAACACTTGGATTGCTGAAGCACATGCTGCAAAAGTGGAAGTATTACCTTTAGCAGAGGCGAAAGCTAGGGGTGCTGTTGCTATGTTCGGCGAAAAATACGGCGAGGAAGTGCGGGTGATTGACTTCCCTAGCGTATCAATGGAACTGTGCGGTGGAACGCATGTCAGTAATACTGCTGAAATTGGTGTGTTCAAGATTATCTCAGAAGCTGGCGTAGCTTCTGGGGTGCGGCGCATTGAAGCTGTTTCGGGGCCGGCAATCCTAGATTATCTCAACCTTCGGGATAAAGTAGTTAAAGATTTGAGCGATCGCTTTAAAGTTAAACCCGAAGAACTACCAGATAGAATCACAAGTCTGCAAAGCGAACTCAGAACCAGCCAGAAGGAACTGGAAACCTTGAAGGTACAGCTAGCGATCGCAAAATCTGACAGCCTGCTGCAAACAGCCCAAACTGTAGGCGATTATAAAATCATCGTCGCCCAATTAGAAGACGTTGATCCAGAATCATTGAAAACCGCAGCCGAACGCTTGCTGCAAAAAATCGGTAATGGTGCAGTGGTGCTGGGTTCTGTTCCTGAACCAGGAAAAGTCAGCATAGTTGCAGCTTTTAGTCAAGAGGTGAACAAAAAAGGTTTGCAAGCTGGTAAATTTGTCGGTGCGATCGCTAAAATCTGCGGTGGCGGTGGCGGTGGAAGACCGAACTTAGCCCAAGCAGGCGGACGCGATGCGAGTAAATTACCAGAAGCCTTGGAACAAGCAGAAAGTGAGTTAAAGTCCGCGTTGAGTTAA
- a CDS encoding GldG family protein — MKIVAKKKLWKYLFWLGPFLITVGLTVGLVSQQWGLIPLAFLIAGIVISGLGIIWQSYQSNWWRRRSTQAGTNALVATLAVLAILGLINFLGTRYHLRADLTETQLFTLAPQSRELVRVLPQPVKVWVFDINQNPQDRELLENYQRQSSKFKYEYIDPQARPGLAEKFGVKDYGEVYLESGDKRQLVQTVNENERLSEVRLTSRLQQLTNSTTAKVYLLQGHGERQLSPGKGAISQAVQGLGDKNFTTSPLNLGETSKVPQDATVVIVAGPKRGLFEGEVKALQEYLNRGGNLLLMIDPNTDPKVDSLLQEWGIRLDNRLAVDVSGESVVGLGPATPLVTEYGQHPITKDFRNGNSFYPIARPLEITSVPGVEATPLLRTKPYPKSWAESDLQSEKLEFNADKDLKGPLTLGVALTRKAAKSASTPQAAPTPSPLPSPTTQSKASPTPPAPTPSPTPSSQTATESRLVVLGNSNFATDGLFQQQLNGDVFLNSVTWLSQQEKQPLSIRPKEPKNRRITLTTTQANLLILSSLLVLPLIGFAIAVIIWWKRR; from the coding sequence ATGAAGATAGTTGCGAAAAAGAAACTGTGGAAATATTTATTTTGGTTGGGCCCGTTCCTAATTACTGTCGGCTTAACAGTTGGGTTAGTCTCTCAACAGTGGGGACTAATTCCATTAGCATTTCTGATTGCGGGAATTGTCATCAGTGGGTTGGGGATAATATGGCAAAGCTACCAGAGTAACTGGTGGAGGCGTCGTTCTACCCAAGCTGGGACTAATGCCCTAGTAGCAACTCTAGCAGTGTTGGCAATTTTGGGATTGATTAACTTTTTGGGAACTCGCTACCACTTGCGGGCAGATTTAACAGAAACTCAATTATTTACCCTTGCGCCCCAGTCACGGGAATTGGTGAGGGTTTTACCACAGCCAGTTAAGGTGTGGGTGTTTGATATTAACCAGAATCCCCAAGACCGGGAATTGCTAGAAAATTATCAACGGCAAAGCTCAAAGTTTAAATATGAGTACATCGACCCCCAAGCCAGACCAGGACTTGCAGAAAAGTTTGGTGTTAAAGATTATGGGGAAGTTTATTTAGAATCTGGGGATAAGCGGCAATTAGTGCAAACAGTAAATGAAAATGAACGCTTGTCGGAAGTTAGATTAACTAGTCGCCTGCAACAACTAACAAATTCAACTACAGCCAAAGTTTACTTACTCCAAGGTCATGGCGAACGCCAGCTTTCGCCTGGTAAAGGTGCAATATCACAAGCAGTTCAGGGATTAGGCGACAAAAATTTCACAACATCACCCCTTAATTTAGGAGAAACTTCCAAAGTTCCTCAAGATGCCACTGTTGTGATCGTGGCTGGTCCCAAGCGAGGGCTGTTTGAAGGTGAAGTCAAAGCCTTACAAGAGTATCTTAATCGCGGCGGTAACTTACTGCTGATGATTGATCCTAATACCGATCCCAAAGTTGACAGCTTGCTACAAGAGTGGGGTATTCGTCTGGATAATCGTTTAGCAGTCGATGTCTCTGGCGAAAGTGTCGTGGGACTTGGCCCTGCTACGCCTTTAGTCACAGAATACGGACAACATCCGATTACCAAAGATTTCCGCAACGGCAATTCTTTTTATCCGATTGCCCGACCCCTGGAAATTACCTCTGTGCCTGGTGTTGAGGCTACTCCACTACTGCGAACCAAACCCTATCCCAAAAGCTGGGCAGAAAGCGACCTCCAAAGCGAAAAATTGGAGTTTAATGCAGATAAAGACCTGAAAGGGCCTCTAACCTTGGGCGTAGCCTTAACAAGAAAAGCAGCTAAATCTGCTTCCACTCCCCAAGCTGCACCGACACCTTCACCCCTACCATCACCAACCACTCAAAGCAAGGCTTCCCCCACTCCCCCTGCTCCCACTCCTTCCCCCACTCCCTCATCTCAAACAGCCACTGAGTCACGGTTAGTGGTTTTAGGAAATTCCAATTTCGCCACTGATGGCTTGTTTCAACAGCAATTAAATGGAGATGTATTCCTCAACTCAGTTACTTGGCTGAGTCAACAGGAAAAGCAACCCCTTTCCATTCGCCCCAAAGAACCGAAAAACCGTCGGATAACCCTGACAACCACACAAGCCAATCTTTTAATATTGTCATCTCTATTGGTTTTACCCTTAATTGGGTTTGCGATCGCAGTTATTATTTGGTGGAAACGAAGGTAA
- a CDS encoding DUF4340 domain-containing protein, whose amino-acid sequence MKLPRTTLILILLALGLGGFVYLYEFRGATVREEINQQKQQIFSFAEDDVQSLTVKTKKLTLNLERSSESSNPKWLIKSPISGPANDAIVSYLIDLLVKGKSERTLSTPVKELGEFALDQPQATINIILKNRQNHQLILGKSNFNGRFLYAQADSVAKPDGNINVLLVSTDFANAVNRDLSEWQQPVDNSQKLPGLSTPLPTPTNGK is encoded by the coding sequence ATGAAATTGCCGCGAACGACTTTAATTTTGATACTGCTAGCGCTGGGTTTAGGTGGTTTTGTTTACCTCTATGAATTTCGCGGGGCGACTGTGCGAGAAGAAATCAACCAGCAAAAGCAGCAAATTTTCTCTTTTGCAGAAGATGATGTGCAGTCTCTAACAGTCAAGACAAAAAAACTCACCTTGAATCTGGAACGTAGCTCTGAATCTAGTAACCCCAAGTGGTTAATCAAATCCCCGATATCGGGACCAGCAAATGATGCTATTGTTTCTTATTTGATAGATTTGTTGGTCAAAGGTAAGAGCGAGCGCACTTTATCAACTCCAGTAAAAGAGCTTGGAGAATTTGCCTTAGATCAACCTCAAGCCACTATCAATATCATCCTGAAAAACCGACAAAACCATCAATTGATTTTAGGTAAATCTAACTTTAACGGACGTTTCTTGTATGCTCAAGCTGACTCTGTTGCTAAACCCGATGGTAATATAAATGTGTTGTTAGTATCTACAGATTTTGCAAATGCTGTGAATCGGGACCTATCAGAGTGGCAGCAACCTGTAGATAATAGTCAGAAACTACCTGGACTCAGCACCCCTTTACCAACTCCGACAAATGGTAAATGA
- a CDS encoding GGDEF domain-containing protein: MIKNKARNISILVFGKNNFSATLPDQIRYATAFSVEVIDNLNQAVSRIQMTPPDIIFVQASLDGSIKLCSWLKKQTKLSWIYCILFEDRPQQLTDRNKYGWQRELEMSAAALKQGADAYIWYLIEEKTDYTLAELTANHGLILAQLTVGLRKAQKYQDLIRTNDMLSAIALGDSLTELKNRRALAWDLPREIKTARTQKTSLSLIILDIDHFKKVNDTHGHLVGDRVLQLLCQRLQHNLRSQDTAFRYGGEEFVILLANTTDDEALSVARRLNRLVSDKPFALSNKLTINITISLGTACLQAEDDAQGESLLYRADQCLLQAKTAGRNRVINSNYIPHVSRLKAVSS, translated from the coding sequence ATGATAAAAAATAAAGCAAGGAATATTTCTATTCTGGTCTTTGGAAAGAATAACTTTAGCGCCACACTTCCAGATCAGATCCGTTATGCGACTGCTTTTAGTGTAGAAGTTATAGACAATCTTAATCAGGCAGTGTCGCGAATTCAAATGACGCCCCCCGATATAATATTTGTGCAGGCTAGCCTAGATGGCAGTATAAAACTGTGCAGTTGGTTGAAAAAGCAGACAAAACTATCCTGGATATACTGTATTCTGTTTGAGGATCGTCCCCAGCAGCTTACTGATAGAAATAAGTATGGTTGGCAAAGGGAATTGGAGATGAGTGCTGCGGCATTAAAGCAAGGAGCCGATGCTTATATTTGGTATCTTATTGAAGAAAAAACAGACTATACCTTAGCAGAGTTGACCGCTAACCACGGCTTAATACTTGCTCAATTAACTGTTGGCTTGCGGAAAGCGCAAAAATACCAAGATTTGATTCGGACAAATGATATGTTATCAGCGATCGCCTTAGGCGATTCCTTGACAGAATTAAAAAATCGTCGCGCTTTAGCATGGGACTTACCCAGAGAAATTAAAACAGCTAGGACTCAAAAAACTTCCCTGAGTTTAATTATTCTGGATATAGATCATTTCAAGAAAGTTAACGATACTCACGGGCATTTAGTAGGCGATCGCGTCTTGCAGTTGCTGTGTCAGCGTCTGCAACACAATCTACGCTCTCAAGACACAGCATTCCGCTATGGTGGCGAAGAATTTGTGATTCTTCTGGCTAACACTACCGACGACGAAGCACTATCAGTGGCCCGTCGTCTCAATCGCTTAGTCAGCGACAAACCATTTGCACTCAGCAATAAACTGACAATTAATATCACCATTAGTCTGGGCACAGCCTGTCTGCAAGCTGAGGATGATGCTCAAGGAGAGAGTCTGCTGTATCGTGCCGATCAATGTCTGTTACAGGCTAAAACTGCTGGACGTAATCGGGTTATTAACTCCAACTACATACCTCATGTCTCACGTTTGAAAGCTGTTTCTTCGTGA
- a CDS encoding DUF3172 domain-containing protein → MGNLVIRVCCITINHPPLNVNLFASIRILVAIAGVAVLPSIILDVNVTTVTTFSPENVSRSDYIYNTAFDADVCVQYHTSAVVTDTHVFVILNP, encoded by the coding sequence GTGGGAAATCTTGTCATTCGAGTATGCTGCATAACAATCAACCACCCACCTTTAAACGTAAATCTTTTCGCTTCAATTAGGATATTAGTAGCGATCGCGGGTGTTGCTGTCTTGCCAAGTATTATCCTTGATGTTAATGTGACCACTGTTACTACTTTTAGTCCAGAAAATGTCTCCAGGAGTGATTACATTTATAATACCGCATTCGATGCAGATGTCTGCGTGCAGTATCACACAAGTGCAGTTGTCACAGATACCCACGTCTTTGTCATCCTAAATCCCTAA
- a CDS encoding ABC transporter permease, whose amino-acid sequence MGIVLSNIIAIYRRELQSYFVSPLAYAIAGIFWLLAGLFFVMILLGPDGILVGVAAIDSQGQQLGVPVPPIDVPYEFVKVFLERMEWLLLFILPIFSMGLYAEERKRGTLELLATSPITNWAVAVGKLLGVLTFFTTIIAPMLVFEAIAISGSNPPMALSIPLLGHFGLILLAGAILSLGMFISSLTDSTILSAVLTFATVLLLLLIDLIAKIVPGPVGEALGYLSLLKHYNTLIQGIFDTSALILFASYIFLGIFLTAQSIDALRFQRQ is encoded by the coding sequence ATGGGTATAGTACTGAGTAATATTATTGCCATTTATCGCCGAGAGTTACAGAGTTATTTTGTATCGCCTTTAGCTTATGCGATCGCAGGCATATTTTGGTTGCTCGCGGGGTTATTCTTCGTGATGATTTTGCTAGGGCCAGATGGCATATTGGTAGGAGTCGCGGCAATAGATTCACAAGGGCAACAACTAGGAGTGCCAGTACCGCCGATAGATGTCCCCTACGAATTTGTCAAGGTATTTTTGGAGCGTATGGAGTGGCTATTGCTGTTTATCCTGCCAATTTTCTCAATGGGACTCTATGCCGAAGAACGTAAGCGGGGCACTTTAGAACTGCTAGCCACGTCACCAATCACCAATTGGGCGGTAGCTGTAGGTAAGTTATTAGGCGTGCTAACATTTTTTACCACGATAATTGCACCTATGCTAGTGTTTGAAGCGATCGCCATCAGCGGATCAAATCCACCAATGGCGCTCTCAATTCCCTTGCTGGGTCATTTTGGATTAATCTTGCTAGCAGGGGCAATTTTATCTTTAGGAATGTTTATTTCCTCCTTAACAGACAGCACAATTCTGTCTGCTGTTCTCACATTTGCAACAGTTTTATTGTTGTTATTGATTGATTTAATCGCCAAAATTGTCCCTGGTCCAGTGGGTGAAGCCTTAGGTTATCTCTCGTTGCTGAAACATTACAACACCTTAATTCAAGGCATTTTTGATACCAGCGCTTTGATTTTATTCGCCAGTTACATTTTTTTGGGCATCTTTCTCACAGCTCAATCAATTGATGCACTGCGCTTTCAAAGGCAGTAG
- a CDS encoding ATP-dependent Zn protease, which yields MSQTSLNLVAISIFLMTLSVLLGPFLNLSPAVPALATFTILGIATLDSFSLQGKGGTIFLDWIASFSSEHRDRIVHHEAGHFLVAYLLGIPVTGYTLSAWEAWKQGQSGQGGVSFDDGELASQLKVGKISAQMLDRYCTVWMAGIAAETLIFNNAEGGSDDKNKLIGVLTILGFSESVYQQKLRFHILQAKTLLQENWSSYEALVNAMRQRTSVEDCHVELGVGSRE from the coding sequence ATGAGCCAGACTAGTCTAAATTTAGTTGCAATATCTATCTTTCTGATGACCCTATCGGTACTGCTGGGGCCATTCTTAAACTTATCGCCAGCAGTACCGGCACTTGCTACTTTCACCATCTTAGGCATAGCTACGTTAGATAGTTTCAGCTTGCAAGGCAAGGGTGGTACTATCTTTTTAGATTGGATTGCTAGTTTTTCAAGTGAACACCGCGATCGCATCGTCCACCACGAAGCAGGGCATTTTTTGGTTGCTTACCTGTTGGGTATTCCCGTTACCGGCTACACACTCAGCGCTTGGGAAGCCTGGAAACAGGGGCAATCTGGGCAAGGCGGCGTTAGCTTTGATGATGGCGAATTAGCATCTCAACTAAAAGTGGGTAAAATCAGTGCCCAAATGCTAGACCGCTACTGCACTGTTTGGATGGCGGGTATTGCTGCTGAAACTCTAATTTTTAATAATGCTGAAGGTGGATCTGATGATAAAAACAAGCTGATAGGAGTATTGACAATTTTGGGATTTTCTGAATCAGTTTATCAGCAGAAACTACGGTTTCATATCCTCCAGGCAAAAACCTTACTGCAAGAAAATTGGTCTAGCTACGAGGCTTTAGTTAATGCCATGCGACAACGTACTTCGGTAGAAGATTGTCATGTTGAGTTAGGAGTAGGGAGTAGGGAGTAG
- a CDS encoding ureidoglycolate lyase, giving the protein MGTSKTVQQLQAQWVSSENFCRYGQVIFASLDGKAYDGEDAQLNLQNGIPRFYVMRLEKRGRKFHKITRHVQCTQCLGSLSGKDWLIAVCPPDNDLNEPALEEIAAFRIPGNCFIKLHEGTWHAGPHFDHEVVDFYNLELANTNVVDHFTHDFFKSHQLEFEMV; this is encoded by the coding sequence ATGGGCACATCAAAGACAGTGCAACAATTGCAAGCACAATGGGTGAGTTCTGAAAATTTTTGTCGTTATGGACAGGTAATTTTTGCAAGTCTTGATGGCAAAGCTTACGATGGGGAAGATGCCCAGTTAAATCTGCAAAACGGGATTCCACGATTTTATGTTATGCGATTGGAGAAGAGAGGGCGAAAGTTTCATAAAATCACTCGCCATGTCCAATGCACTCAATGTCTGGGTTCTTTGTCAGGGAAGGATTGGTTAATTGCAGTTTGTCCTCCTGATAATGATCTGAATGAACCTGCATTAGAAGAGATTGCTGCTTTTCGCATTCCAGGGAATTGTTTTATCAAGCTACATGAGGGTACTTGGCACGCTGGCCCCCATTTTGACCATGAAGTTGTGGATTTTTATAATTTGGAATTAGCTAATACGAACGTAGTGGATCATTTCACTCATGATTTTTTTAAGAGTCATCAATTAGAGTTTGAGATGGTATAG
- a CDS encoding heavy-metal-associated domain-containing protein — MALKLKVSNIACEGCAETITESIHVMEPEAKVDVDVNAKTVTVESAASEESIKQVIVAAGYAVEGY; from the coding sequence ATGGCACTAAAGCTGAAAGTATCAAATATTGCTTGTGAGGGATGTGCAGAAACAATTACTGAATCTATCCACGTTATGGAACCTGAAGCCAAGGTGGATGTCGATGTTAATGCTAAAACTGTCACGGTAGAATCCGCAGCTTCTGAGGAGTCAATCAAACAGGTAATTGTTGCTGCTGGTTACGCTGTTGAAGGTTATTGA
- a CDS encoding RNA polymerase sigma factor, RpoD/SigA family yields MSNLTSPHTEVQKTKKKSLAADKKPRATDDIVRSYLQEIGRVDLLTREQEVIFAQQVQQMMILLAAKEELAVKLKQEPTLQEWADQVELSVEVLEQQLNLGHQAKQKMIQANLRLVVAVAKKYQHRNLEFMDLIQEGTLGLERGVDKFDPALGYKFSTYAYWWIRQGITRAIAQQGRTIRLPIHVFEKLNKIKRVQRELSQQLGRVPTTAEIAKALSLTPSQVRECLYLARQPFSLEARVGEQQDTELQDILEDDGPSPEDYAVEESLHQDLQDLLAKLSPQQREILTLRFGLSDGYELSLAQIGDRMGISRERVRQIEQKALSLLRRQKEQVRSYLAS; encoded by the coding sequence ATGAGCAACTTAACATCTCCACATACCGAAGTTCAAAAAACGAAGAAAAAAAGTTTAGCCGCAGATAAAAAACCTCGAGCTACAGATGATATTGTGCGTAGTTATCTGCAAGAGATCGGGCGTGTAGATTTGTTGACTCGCGAACAAGAGGTTATTTTTGCCCAACAAGTGCAGCAGATGATGATTTTACTAGCTGCTAAGGAAGAATTGGCTGTGAAATTAAAGCAGGAACCCACGCTGCAAGAATGGGCAGATCAGGTGGAGTTAAGTGTTGAGGTGTTAGAGCAACAGCTAAATTTAGGACACCAAGCCAAGCAGAAAATGATTCAGGCTAATCTCCGGTTAGTGGTAGCAGTAGCGAAGAAATACCAGCACCGCAACCTGGAATTTATGGATTTAATTCAAGAAGGTACTTTGGGTTTAGAGCGAGGGGTGGATAAATTTGATCCAGCTCTTGGTTATAAGTTTTCTACCTATGCTTACTGGTGGATTCGTCAAGGAATCACACGAGCGATCGCTCAACAAGGACGGACAATTCGCTTACCTATCCACGTCTTTGAGAAACTGAATAAAATTAAACGGGTGCAGCGAGAATTATCTCAACAGCTAGGTCGTGTTCCCACTACTGCTGAAATTGCTAAGGCGTTATCTTTGACACCCAGCCAAGTTCGAGAGTGTTTATACTTGGCCCGTCAACCCTTCTCCTTAGAGGCGCGAGTTGGTGAACAACAAGATACAGAATTGCAGGACATACTGGAGGATGATGGCCCTTCTCCAGAAGACTATGCCGTTGAAGAATCTCTCCATCAAGACTTACAAGACTTATTGGCAAAGCTGTCTCCCCAGCAGCGAGAAATATTAACCTTGCGCTTTGGTCTGAGTGATGGATATGAACTTTCTTTAGCACAGATTGGCGATCGCATGGGTATTAGTCGAGAACGGGTGCGTCAGATTGAGCAAAAAGCTCTCAGTCTCCTCCGCCGCCAAAAGGAACAAGTACGTAGTTATCTAGCTAGTTGA